Within the Deinococcus cellulosilyticus NBRC 106333 = KACC 11606 genome, the region TACCCGTACTGCGGCTTTTTCAGCTGGGAAAGCACTGCCAGCACCAGCACGCCCCTGCGCATTTCAAGTTCCAGTTTGGGAGAGGGAACCTCCTGCATCTTCACTGTGTGTCACCTCATGCTGTTTATCACATGGTACAGTGCGGCACACAGTATGTCAATGTGACCTGCCTGGAATGCCCTCACAGTCAGACCAAAGAAAAAGCCCCCTTTTTGGGGGCCACAGAAAAAACAGGGTCAGAACGTCAACCCGAGAAAAGCTTTTCGTTTTTCAAACCACTTGAGGCCCAGTTCAATGGCGGTTTCCAGACTGCTTTCGGGGTACCAGCCGAGTTCCGTGTTGGCCCGTGCAGGGTTGGCGTACGCTCCGGCCACATCTCCAGGGCGAGGAGGGGCAAGCTCTTTTTTGATGGGATGCCCGATGACATTTTCGAAAGCCTGCACCAGTTCGAAAACCGTGGTGCCGTTTCCGGTCCCGAGGTTGTACACCCGGTACTTTTCAGTGGTGTACTCACTGAAGACCCGGTCAAACTCCAGGACAGCTTTGATATGGGCTTTGGCCAGGTCCCAGACATGAATGTAATCCCGGATTCCCGAACCGTCACGGGTGGGCCATTCGGTGCCCGTGATGTAGAAGTTCTGACGCAGGGTGTGTGCCTCGATGATCTTGTCAAGGGCGTGCGAAACGCGCTCCAGTTGCTGTCCACTGCGCAGTTTGGGGTCTGCACCGATGGGGTTGAAGTACCTCAGGGTGATGGCACGGAAATCATACGCACGGGTGAAATCTTCCAGCGCCAGTTCCATGCAGAGTTTGGTGCGTGAATAAGGACTGCTGGGTTTGAGAGGAGAAGCTTCATCCACAGAAAAGCCTTCCACCACATCATAGAGGGAGGCCGTAGAACTGAAGATCACCCGGTCACAGCCCACCTGCATCAGGGCATCAAAGAGGTCAAGAGATTTCTGCACATTGGCCCGGTAGTACCCCAGCGGGTTTGCGGTGGATTCGGGCACCAGAATCAGTGCAGCACAGTGAATGGTGGCGTAAATGTCCGGGTGGTCTTTGAAAATGCGTTTGATCAGGTCCTGATCTGCAATGTCACCCTGGTAAAAGATCCGGTCCTGCACAAATTCCTGGCGGCCCCGAATCAGGGAGTCCAGCACAATTGGGGTGTGTCCCTGATCGAGCAGTGCCGAGCAGATGGTGCTTCCGATGTATCCTGCGCCTCCAGTGACCAGTACTTTCATATCTTTCACTTCCTTCGTTTCTTTTCGAAGTATAACAGGTCCATCCACAGGTCTCAATCCTGCTGTCCCCTCAGACATCACGCTGTACAAACAAGCTGCTTGTTTATAATGTGAAACTCATGATAGATCCACTCTTGATTCTGTATCGACCCCAGCAATTCTACCGGAAGCTTTTTGAATCCTGGCCGCAATTCGGAAAGCTCATGGCCACCATCGGACTGACCATGCTGGTGTGGGGCGTGTGCCAGTATGTGACCAGCAAACTGCTGATGCACCAGCTCGGTCTGGATCAGGCCTTCCGTGCACCTGAAGGGGTTGCTGCAGGCGCAGGGATTTTTCAGGCCATGTGGATTT harbors:
- the galE gene encoding UDP-glucose 4-epimerase GalE, which gives rise to MKVLVTGGAGYIGSTICSALLDQGHTPIVLDSLIRGRQEFVQDRIFYQGDIADQDLIKRIFKDHPDIYATIHCAALILVPESTANPLGYYRANVQKSLDLFDALMQVGCDRVIFSSTASLYDVVEGFSVDEASPLKPSSPYSRTKLCMELALEDFTRAYDFRAITLRYFNPIGADPKLRSGQQLERVSHALDKIIEAHTLRQNFYITGTEWPTRDGSGIRDYIHVWDLAKAHIKAVLEFDRVFSEYTTEKYRVYNLGTGNGTTVFELVQAFENVIGHPIKKELAPPRPGDVAGAYANPARANTELGWYPESSLETAIELGLKWFEKRKAFLGLTF